The Oreochromis niloticus isolate F11D_XX linkage group LG4, O_niloticus_UMD_NMBU, whole genome shotgun sequence DNA segment GCTCACCAGCAGGGGCAGCCAGCAGTATCGCTCACTGTCTGTGCCTGAGCTCACTCAGCAGATGTTCGATGCCAAGAACATGATGGCTGCCTGCGACCCGCGCCATGGCCGCTACCTGACCGTGGCAGCAGTCTTTAGAGGTCGCATGTCCATGAAGGAGGTGGATGAGCAGATGCTGAATGTGCAGAACAAGAACAGCAGCTACTTCGTCGAATGGATCCCGAACAATGTGAAGACCGCCGTCTGTGACATCCCACCCCGTGGCCTCAAAATGGCCGCCACTTTCATTGGCAACAGCACCGCCATCCAGGAGCTGTTCAAGCGCATCTCCGAGCAGTTCACCGCCATGTTCCGTCGCAAAGCCTTCCTTCACTGGTACACGGGCGAAGGTATGGATGAGATGGAGTTCACCGAAGCCGAGAGCAACATGAACGACCTGGTGTCCGAGTACCAGCAGTACCAGGACGCCACCGCTGAGGAAGGCGAGTTCGAggaagagggagaggaggaagtCGCATAAAACCTCAGCACAACTGCCTCCCTGAGCCCCTTTCACCTCTCCCATTACACCCCCAACTCCATCCTTTTCACTCCCCTCCATCATGAATTGAATGGTGTGCCACACTTGAACAGATCACTGTTGCTCTAGTGTTAGACATTGGTGTTAACTGGTGCTAGTGAAGTTTTTGGTTCAAATGTTTTTGTATGTCGTGAATGCACTGAACTACTGACATCCTCACATCTGTCCTGTCATTGCCTTGCCGAAGTCAAAAGcaagtgattttaactgtgaaGCCTTGAAACTGGCAAATGAATAAAATCTAATTTAAATGCCAAATTAATGCctctttggggggttttttgatGTGTGATCCAACATTTCTCTTCACCTTACAGCATTAAAACTCCTAGTTAGCAAGTCTGTACTACAACATATAGATATAAAGACTTGTACACAATGTTTACTTTCTAAAACACCGCTGAATCCGCACAGgctgtataaaaataaatatagataAAGGTTTGGTGAATCTCTCAAGCTTCTGCAGATTTAATGGTCTTCACTTCATAGATTTTCAATGGGACTCAACTGCAGGACAGTCAGTAACACTGACTTTGGTCTCCTGGGGTAGTTCTTCATCAGGGGTGTTGGAAGCTATACCATACATCCAGACCCAGTTTAATTTCTGACTGCTTGAGGTTTTCTTTCACAATCTTCCCATATCATTTTTTCTTCATGAGTCCTTCCATATTGACAAGATTCCCATTCCTAGACACATAGAAGCATCCCCACAGCATAAtactcccaccaccatgtttaaTTATGGGGATGCTGTTCTTTGGTCTCTAAATTCTACCTTTCTTTCTCCAAATATAAGCCAAAGGACCAAAGGGGTTTAGTCTCATCTGACCAAAGGACGCGCTTCCAGTATGCAAAATCTTTCTCCAGGTTGTCCTTACTGTAGCATACTTCAGTCTGGCTTGAAGGTATCTCTTTTGGACAAGTGGAGTTCTTGGTCTACAACATCTTAGTCCATTCCTGTTCAAGGTTCTAATTATCATCTTCTTTCAGACTGCAATTTCTCACTCAAGTCATTCATTCATGTCCTGGCAGTTGTTGTAGGATCTTTAGACACATCTCACTAGTTTCTAACAAAAACTAGCATGTTTAGTAATGCTATGTTGGGACAAGTTTGACAAAAACTAATTTTGTCCTCAACTGTATATGCAATTtgtctttttactttttgataCTGAATCACATTTTATCCAACAAACCCTACTCCCAGTGATAGAGAAACATTACTTTTAGCAGTTTTTATATAAAATTCCTGATTAAATGTAGTTACAGGGCTATTTGTATAAACTCGTGACCTTTCCAGTATTTGAAATAAGCTAAATCGCAAACAGTGCAAAAGTATCACCACATAAGGTATAAGTATCACAACATATTTTTTCCAGAGCTGTTGTGGGCTCtgattttcatacatttttttaaatcctctgCGTTTTTCTCCCTTGTTATTAGGCTTATCATTGCAGCTCATAACCAACTTGATCTGCCTGTATGTGAGGAACCTTCTTTCCTCGCAGTGATAATGCTGACGTCACATGACTGCGTGTTTCCATGAGTCATTTACATGCAGAAGCCACTGAAAACCAGGACACACATTTGTGTGGGGAATAAGGCAAAAAGACctgctaattaaaaaaaaagaaaaaaaaaatgtgatcctGTGAATTTTCCTTGCATCATACAGTTGACGACTTTTTTACTAAAGGCTAACAACGAGTCGAGCTTTTCAGCGCTTTTCTCATGTACACTGAGGGCCTGAACTTTACACTCTGTGGTTACTGGAAATGCTTATCTGCATAGCTATTTTATCATCAGCCTCTGTACACTAATACATACAATAGTTGTGGActtgtttgcattttttccaAAGCTGCTCAACTATTTCAGGCATGTCATTTTGCACCTCATATCCATATGCTATTTCCCTATTGTTATTTTTAGCCTTTTGCGCAACAGGACAGTGGACAGAAGAAGGAAAGACCTACAACATATAGATCACCTGCTCTACCCACCCAGCTAAACCAGCACCCTATATCCTATTTTTACTGGGATTTTATACATAAACACCACCCCTGCTCCACCTGGGGAGGACTCATGAGACTTTAAATACTTTGTAAAGTTTaattacacaaatattaaacaaattttctgttatttgacaaatgcataaataaacaCATGGTGACATTGTAAAACATCTCTACTTGATTACAGTCAATTATGTGCTATACGTATGATCTGGTGAATTATTGATAACCTGTCTTAAAATTAGTGTTGTTATTCAAAGAAATGTCAAGTGTAAACAGTTGCTTCTGATTTCTAGTTATaacctgacttttttttttagcgcaCAGCAGCTTCGTAAAAAACAAGTTTGCACAAGGATAAGATCTTTTGATTAAATTCATAAATAGAAACTCTTTCCTTTTCAAATGCGATCGACTAAAAATGCAAAAGGTTTGAGGTTAAAGGTCAGCATAGATTTTGCATTGAAATTTTAGACAGAGTCAAATCAAACAAGTAATTGTGACATATTAAGGCAGCTGGCAAAAAGAAGTGTCGCTAAACTAAAATCATTAGTGGTGATAAAATACtgtagctttttgtttttttaacttgtgcAGAATAAACATTTAGACCTCTTTGAAATGTTCAGTTGTTCTTAAAAGCCAGAGAAAGATCCCTTTGGGCGCTTCTCTTCGGCTTACCAAGCAAGAACAATTCAGTGCTTGTTGAAATGGAGCGACAAGAAAATGCATCATGTTGTACGGTTTCAAAGACCTCTCTTTGTCCTCTATTAAACCTGGAGACAGTTTTCTCTCAGTGGTCTGAGAGCCTCGTCACACAGGAAGGCTGCCATGCAAGTGTTTGCAGCCTGAGTCCTTACAGGGTGTTCCGCAAAACCTCAAATGAGTCTTTCCTCCTTTGGTAATTTTAGTGCATCTGGTGCGGCAACGCTGCGTGCACCAGACTGCTCCTCAGCGCTGGGTCTGTACGTCCCTTCGGTCTGCCTCTTCTTTTTGACCACGCAGAACAACCAGACGAGAAAAGCGGAGACTATAGCCAGCACTCCCAAGGTGACTGTAGGGGCCACGATGGCCGCGATGTTGGGTCCCTGCAAACAGGATAATATAGCACTTAACAATGTCTAATTACAAACCAAACGTTATTTACTGTTCTTGAAAAAGGTTTGTCACTTACTGTAGAGTTATTGGATTGGATGCCATTTAGAGTTAAGGTAACATTCCCTGTGAAAGGAGCAGAAACATAATGAATCAGTGAAACAGCATTTCTTACCTTTCTAattttttctttacatatttATTATGCTTCAAATCCTCAAACAATTTTCAATATTAGACAAAAATAACCcaggtaaatacaaaatgcagtttttaaatgatgattttattgattataaaagTTATCCAAACGTATCTAGccctgtgtaaaaaaaaaaaaaagtaattgcccccaAAACCTAATAACTGGCTGTGGCAGCCTTGGCAGCAATaactgcaatcaagtgtttgcagtaactggcaatgagtctttcacattgctgtggaggaattttggctcactcttctttgcatttttttttaattcggccacattggagggtttcCCAGCAGGAACATCACTGTTTAAGGTCAcgccaaagcatctcaatcagATTTAAGGCTGGACCTTTGACTAGGCTGctacaaaacctttattttgtttttgttttttgtttttattgagtCATACAGATGTGacctgctggtgtgttttggatcattgtcctgctacATAACCCAAGTTGAACTTCAGGACACAAACTGACGGTCCGATAGACTCCTTTAAGGTTTTTCCAGTAAAGAGTAAAATCAAAG contains these protein-coding regions:
- the crb3a gene encoding protein crumbs homolog 3a, whose translation is MPPLYQSAPIWPCWSRVEMAACLDVLTIPGAVVGSVLLLVLSSNPVWGNVTLTLNGIQSNNSTGPNIAAIVAPTVTLGVLAIVSAFLVWLFCVVKKKRQTEGTYRPSAEEQSGARSVAAPDALKLPKEERLI